The following proteins come from a genomic window of Pirellula staleyi DSM 6068:
- a CDS encoding DUF1501 domain-containing protein, which yields MLRITSSDRSPQCNGISRRSALKLGTLGLGALGLSSFNLSHLFAAEEAAGIRSSSKAIINIHLGGGPSHQDMFDLKPLAPVEFRGEFNPIPTNVSGIEICEHLPLLAKMADKYAIIRSLVGMFDDHSNFHTNTGYGRNDLRNVGGRPSIGSVVSKILGPSGSGAPAYIAYTDDHEGYLGPTYKAYRPQGGDLKLVGGMTADRLESRTNLLTSLDKIRRDVDSSGQMSALDSFTQRAVGVVTSGKVADALDLEQEDKAVRERYGRDGEVFLRSRRLVEAGVRVVTFDWGGWDTHGDNFNQLRRLLPKLDAGLSSLIQDLHDRGMDKDVTVMMWGEFGRTPRVNSGAGRDHWSRVAMGFMAGGGMKCGQVIGSTTENAEDAKDRPVQLQEVFSTLYHNMGINVDSTRLIDPAGRPQYLTDIRTPIRELI from the coding sequence ATGCTCCGAATCACGTCGTCCGACCGCTCGCCCCAGTGCAACGGCATTTCGCGTCGCAGCGCGCTCAAGCTCGGAACCCTCGGACTCGGCGCTCTGGGACTCTCGAGCTTCAACCTCTCGCATCTCTTCGCGGCTGAAGAGGCGGCTGGCATCCGGTCGTCGAGCAAAGCGATCATCAACATCCATCTTGGTGGTGGTCCTTCGCACCAAGATATGTTCGATCTCAAACCTCTCGCGCCAGTTGAATTCCGGGGCGAGTTCAATCCGATTCCAACGAACGTCAGCGGCATCGAAATCTGCGAGCATCTGCCGCTGCTGGCCAAGATGGCCGACAAGTATGCGATCATTCGTTCGCTCGTCGGCATGTTCGACGATCACAGTAACTTCCACACCAACACCGGCTATGGCCGCAACGATCTGCGGAACGTTGGTGGACGCCCCAGCATCGGCAGTGTGGTGAGCAAGATTCTCGGCCCAAGCGGCAGCGGCGCACCGGCCTACATTGCCTACACCGATGATCACGAAGGCTACCTCGGCCCGACGTACAAAGCCTATCGCCCGCAAGGTGGCGATCTGAAGTTGGTGGGTGGCATGACCGCCGACCGACTCGAGTCGCGCACCAACCTGCTCACGTCGCTCGACAAGATTCGCCGCGATGTCGATTCCAGCGGCCAGATGAGCGCGCTCGATTCGTTCACGCAGCGGGCTGTCGGGGTTGTCACCAGCGGCAAAGTGGCCGACGCGCTCGATCTCGAACAAGAGGACAAAGCAGTCCGCGAACGTTATGGCCGCGATGGCGAAGTCTTCCTCCGCTCGCGACGCTTGGTCGAAGCAGGGGTCCGGGTCGTCACGTTCGACTGGGGTGGCTGGGACACGCACGGCGACAACTTTAATCAGCTCCGCCGCTTGCTCCCCAAACTCGACGCTGGGCTCAGCTCGCTGATCCAAGACCTGCACGATCGTGGCATGGATAAAGATGTCACCGTCATGATGTGGGGCGAATTCGGCCGCACGCCACGCGTGAATTCTGGAGCTGGCCGCGATCACTGGTCGCGCGTTGCGATGGGCTTCATGGCTGGTGGCGGCATGAAGTGTGGCCAGGTGATCGGCAGCACCACCGAAAACGCCGAAGATGCCAAAGATCGCCCCGTCCAGCTGCAAGAGGTCTTCTCGACCCTCTATCACAACATGGGGATCAACGTCGATTCGACCCGCCTGATCGACCCCGCTGGCCGACCCCAATACCTCACCGACATCCGCACCCCCATCCGCGAACTCATCTAG